The following nucleotide sequence is from Salifodinibacter halophilus.
AGCAAACTGCCCGCATACAACGCCGCCAACAGCAGCGTCAGCCCGCCCCAGAACGTCGAATAGAACGCCAGGTGGGTGTTGAGCGGGAACACCGTCACCGCCAACGCCACCATCGCCGGACGCGCGCGGTCGCGCGCCTGCACGTCGGCGAAGACCCAGGCGCGCCACGCCAGCGCGGCGCCGGCCAGCCACATCAACAAACCGAACGCGCC
It contains:
- a CDS encoding O-antigen ligase family protein yields the protein EAFPACDPMPGVNTSWGYGPALHAHQLILEVLSETGAFGLLMWLAGAALAWRAWVFADVQARDRARPAMVALAVTVFPLNTHLAFYSTFWGGLTLLLAALYAGSLL